One part of the Pecten maximus chromosome 9, xPecMax1.1, whole genome shotgun sequence genome encodes these proteins:
- the LOC117333866 gene encoding cytosolic iron-sulfur assembly component 2A-like: protein MSGLEKLASNGDSNQGTGNGCQSDPKETTTNIDDTECEQLQQLIFDLIRGIEDPEKPSNLEDLDVVNEQDVFVKKCGKEEFFVRIEFIPTVPHCSLAPLIGLCIRSKLQRSLTEKYKLDIFIKKGTHSTADEINKQINDKERIAAAMENPNLRKLVEKCLEEEY from the exons ATGAGTGGTTTGGAGAAGTTAGCATCGAATGGAGATTCGAACCAGGGAACCGGCAATGGTTGCCAATCGGATCCCAAAGAGACAACAACGAACATCGACGACACAGAATGTGAACAGCTTCAGCAGTTAATATTTG ACCTTATCCGTGGGATAGAGGATCCAGAGAAGCCATCCAATCTAGAAGACTTGGATGTGGTTAACGAACAAGATGTTTTTGTGAAGAAATGTGGAAAAGAAGAGTTCTTTGTCAGGATAGAATTCATCCCTACAGTTCCCCACTGTTCCCTGGCACCCCTAATAG GTTTGTGTATCAGGTCAAAGCTACAGCGATCACTTACAGAGAAATACAAG TTGGACATTTTCATAAAGAAAGGCACACATTCCACAGCAGATGAGA TAAACAAACAGATAAATGACAAAGAGAGAATAGCAGCTGCCATGGAGAATCCGAACCTTCGTAAACTGGTGGAGAAGTGTCTGGAGGAGGAGTACTGA